AATTCAGGACTTGCACAACTAAAAGAAGAAAAGTCATTGCTTTATTAAGAGGAAAGATAGTAAGTTCGGAATTTAGAATGATAGAAGACAAACTCAAAACCTATTTTTATCATATATCTCTTTAGCTTTTTTGAACATCTCTACCATTTCATCGGTCACTACAGGATTCTTTTCATTTTTCATGAATTCTTTTACATCCTCTCCTTCAAGGACAAGCCCGAACTCAATAGGTTTCGCCATAATAATTCCCTCTGTTTATGTGATTTAATAATCTGTGATTATACTTATATATCCCTATTGATAGATAACTCCTGTTCTGGCACCGTAAGGTGAAACAGCTGTACTGAAGTAACAGGTCTGCCAGTAACCGCCCGATATCTGCTCACTTCGCGAGCATGCGGGAGTGGAGGGAAGTTTAAGATAGTTATTTAAAAAAGATTTAATAACTCCTTCCGAGTTAGTAAGGCACTGCTGGGTCTTTACACCTCTCTCCCATTTTTCACCGTTGAAATCATTACCGTTATATCCGTGTATGACAGTCTAAACAAATGTTTTTACAATAAAAATTTAATTTCAAGACCCTCTCTAAGCTGGTTTACGATAACAATTTATTATTAATATGCTCAGAGTTATGAATAAATACGGAAAGATAGATTCCAATATAGATACAGTACTTGCATTCATAATAATAAAAATAGTATGGGTAAACCAGAAAGTATTACACCACGATTTGGCATAGACATTGTAAAACCATGAACTGTTATACATATTATACATATTATAAAAAAATAGCGGGATAAATAAAACAAAAAACAATTTTAAGTAACTCGATTTACTCATACAGTGTCTTTCTTTTCTTGTCATTCTACAGTATAAATATAAAATAAGTAATACAAATAATGCTACAATAACAATGTAAACAACCGGTATCCCATATAATGTTACAGTATGACTCGTTGTTACAGCATGACTCGTAACTTCTATTTCTCCTGCACCAGAGTCAATGACTGCACTTTCATTGTTCACGTTTCTTTATATGTTTTAAAAAGTTAAAAGATTTTTTGTTTTACCCAGCACCCTTAGACTTGATAAACCTTATTTTATCTCCAGTGGAGAAGTGAGATTTAAAAATCCGTAATCATCTGTCTCTGATCCCTCTCCCTCGGCCTTGAAACCCTTACACTTACAAGCCTTATTTTTGACTTCCAATAAACTCAGAAAATAGTTGCATGACTGTCCTCTTAATTACGAAGATATCGAAGTCCAGACCGGAATAGTCTTTGAGCGTGTATATGTGGAAAAATCATCGTAACAAAACTCTGATTGTTACAACTTTTACCTTTGTTCGATTCCTGCCTACTTTGAAAGCACTTAAGGAAATGAGACATGTCTTAAAACCGTCAGGTAGTCTGATAGCTATCTAATACGTCCACAGCAGTAATCATCTATTGCCTGATTGGAGGACCTGACCAATCCTAGAACACGCTCTCTTATTGGATACAGTATAAATCGGGAAAACATAAAAATCATCAAAGATGCGAACAGTCAGACTAAATATCCAGTACCGCATTATATGAGATAATGGGGATTATGATTATGGCAGCTAATGAGAAAGAAATGAGGATTAAGATAATCAAGGATGGACCGTATCGGGTTACGGGTGGAGTGCCGCTTTTAGAACAGGTAATTGTTACAGACGACGATGGCCACACGAGAGATTTAATTGATATAAAGGAATACCCCCGGCGGGAAGCCTATATCTTATGCCGCTGCGGCTCATCCGAAAACAAGCCCTTCTGTGATGGGGCACACCGTAAGGTCGGTTTTGACGGTAGCGAAACAGCCAGCAGAACGCCTTACCTGGAAAAGGCGGAAACTTTTGAAGGTCCTGATCTAAAACTCACTGATGTCTACGAGCTCTGCGATCATTCCCGTTTCTGCCAGCGTTCTGGAGGAATAAGGGATCTCATACAAAAATCAGACGACCCGGAAGCCCGACAAACCGCCATAGAGGAAGCCATGATCTGCCCGTCGGGGCGGCTGGTCCTGTGGGACAAAAAGACAGGCAAACCCTTTGAAAAAGAATTTGATCCGTCTATTATACTGGTTCACGACAAACAAAAAGGTTGTGAAGGCCCTCTCTGGGTTCGAGGCGGTGTCCCCATTGAATCTGCAGACGGCAGCATGTACGAACCCCGGAACAGAGTAACCCTCTGCCGCTGCGGAAAGTCAGAGAATAAGCCCTACTGTGACGGCAGCCACTGGATGAACAGCCAGCAGAAGCGTGAGTTCAGAAAGAAGTGGGGCCTGGAATGAGTGAGTTCGTTGATTCATAGAAATTCTTGATAATATTGTTCCGCAACACAATTTTTGCTCAGCAAGGGGATCTGTGAATAAAGTTATCGATTTGTGAATAAAGCTATCGATTTTACTTTTTTCTTTTATCCAGATGTCGCTCGATATCTACTCCCTTCGCGAGCATGCGAGCGTGGAGGAAAGTTTCAGATTAATTTAATTTACTCACATCGAGCTTGAAAACTCCATCGAAAACACATCTTAGTAAATAGCAGAAAAATTTAAGTTTCCGGTTAAATAAGGTTATACAGCATTAAGACTAACTGACATCTGTGGAATCAACGGCACACATCGAGAAGCGATTTATCGAACTCAAAAACATATGGTTTATAATTGCCTCGTTATGTTATGTCGCGGCAATTGGTTTTATTATCGCATATTTTGTCGGTGGATATTCTCCCTACATATCTATAGCTGTGATGTGGGGGTGTATAGGAAGTTTGGATATGATACTTGGTATACTTAGAAGGAAAAAAGAAAAATAACAGGTGTATTTCAATATCTAATCCCAGCAGTACACTTCTTGCAGAGAGGGAGTATATTTTATGCAGAACCTCAGTATATTGAAAAGAAATTTAAAAAGAAAATGAATAACAATTATAACAATTACTTCTTTTCAAGAAACTCTATGAACGAATCTAAATTCTGCTCTTTCATTTGAATACAAAAATCATTATTTTCGCCTATGTTTTTATACTGTTCGTACACGGCAGTTAGCTGGTTATACATTGTTAAGTTTACGGACTTATACCACTGCGCATAATCCTGAATTATGTTAACAGATATCGGGCACAATAACAATGTTAAACCAAATCCTGCTTCCGGGTCCGGAAAAATTACAAACGGGAAATTTCTACATGCTTCCGGCCTGTTATTGTATATTCTGCATTTCGAGTTTGTCAATAATGGGCACTGCCCGACGATTGCTTTATAACATCCTTCCAGCTCTGATTTTACTGCATTCGATTTTAAAATATTGGCACTTTCTTTATCTACATTTTTTAAGATTTTCTCATATTCTTTTCTGCGAAAATCAATAATATGATGTCTGCAGCAGCTCGCGTTGCATGATTCTGGACATTCATAATTTTTAAGTATGCTTTGAGTTTTTGAGATTAACCAGTCGTATTTTTCAAAACGTTGTCTCCTATCCATAGTATTCACCTATTTGAAAGAAAAAAGAGATGTTAAATACATGAAAGATATCAATTGCCCTATTTGATAAGAATTATAGCATACAGATAATTATAGCATACAGATAAAGACTTATTTACTCCGGCATTATTTCTCTTTTCCTGTTCTGGCTGCAATTCCTCAACTTTTTTGACATTTCTCAAATAGATACTATTCAAACAGTGATGTTCTATATACGCCTGTTTTATATACGCCTGATCTAACTCGTTGTCGATTTTCCCGATGACCTGGAGACGATATTTATTCATTTTTCCTGCGAGAACCCGGTACCTGCTCACTTTAAAGAATGCAGGTGTGGGAGAATTAAAACAAAAAAAGCTTAATGAAGAGAAAAAGAAATAACAGAAAAAGCTTAATGAAGAGAAAAAGAAATAACAGAAAAAGAAATAACAGAATATGAAATAACAGAAAAAGAAATAACAGAATATGAAATAACAGAAAAAGAAATAACAGAATATGAAATTAACAGAAAAAGAAATCTACGAGAAATTTTAGGTTCCTGATGATATTTACGAATTCAGGATATAATGATTAAAACTTAGCAAAGATTAAAATTTAGCGGAACTGGCTTATGATAAAAAAGAAAATGAATCTGCTAAAAAAACCACTTAACCCTTTAGTTATTATTTTTTGGGCTTTCATAGTTGTGGTTTTAGCTGTTGTTGGTCTGTTTTTTAAACGGAAAAAAGCAAAACGGTAGATTAAAGTTCATGGAGAGAAACTGGAAATTTTATGAAGCACTATTGATCATCGAGTAATTCAGGAGAAAGCGGGTAACCTGTTTATTTTTGCGGTTTTAAAGAATGAAAAGAGAAAAAGTCTATCAAATTTCCATGACCTGAATAAATTGGAATAACTTCATTCTAATTTAAGCTGAGCTTGATTAAGTGAGCTTGAACTGAGCTTTATATTTACTTTTTTAACATTTACTTCTTCCTATTTCTTTTCCACACATCAATTATTTATATAAAATAAAAATAATTTAATATTGTGCCTGGCAGAGCATGACATGATAGATTCTTCAGCAGGGTTCACCAAAATTCACCAGGATTTATGCCTCCATTCCCGCAATTCTATGGCAAGACCATCGGGATCTTTAATCTCGGCTCGAATGGATGTGCCCAGATCCACAGGTCCCCAGGTAATATAGACGCCGTGACCACGAAGGTAATTAATCGCTCCTTCCATTGATTCTACTTCCAGGGCAATCGCGCGGCAGCCCACAGTCATGGATGAAGGCATGTGAGCAAGGTTTTTCACATGCATTAATTCAATGACGGTATCGCCCAGCTGCAGATAGGCGGTCTCCTTCAGCGGCCCGGTATTCACTGGTTTCCGGGATAACAGACGAAACTCCAGTACATTCTGATAGAACGCCATCGATTTTTCGAAATTACCCGGTAAAATCTCCACATGGTCAATACGTTTAAACATTGCTTACTCCTCCCTCTGTTCTCCTGAGACTGGTGAGTGCCCTGGCAATGAGCATCGTCCAGAATCTTGCCCGAATTAAATTGTTGACATGTATATTAAAAAGTTACAGTAATATGTAATATTGAACCATTTAATATTGAACCTAATGTAATTATAATTTCATTGGGATGATATAATTTCATTAAGATGAAGTTCCAGCGTGAAAGTCCCTAGGAGCAAAAGAAAGGGTTTCTATGAGAATTGCAGTTGTGAAATGTCGGATTTCTCTATCTAAACATAAAAATTAATAATGATTATCAGGAATTACTTTAAAGCTGTTTATTTAATTAAATAAGAGAAGCCATATTAAATAAAACGGCTTTAGATACTTCAATACTGCTGAAAAGAATGCAGCATGATTTGAAAAGGGGGACCTTATGAAACATTTTATTACAAAGGAAACGCCTGTTACGGAAGAAGCTCTCAATGTCATCGCTTATTTGCCCACGAAAAGCCTTCCTGCGATAGTTGAAGATGAGTTCTTCGTTAAACTGAGCGACCGCGATATTATGCGTATAGCAGTTCTACTTGCACAAAAAAGCTATGATGAAGGAGGCTGCCCGATCGGTGGTGTAATTATCGATAACAGGACGCGCCTGATTGTTGGCAAAGGGCACAATACGCTTGTGCAGGATAATGACCCTTACAACCACGGCGAAACTTCAGCCATACGAGATGCTGGACGGCAGGATTTCGGTAACACTACGATTTTCACAACCCTCAGTCCCTGCGATGTTTGTGCCACACTGATATATATGCGCCAGTTTAACCGCGTGGTAATTGGCGATGTTACGAATGCTTCGGGCACTGAGCAGATGCTGCGCGAAAAGGGAGTAAAAGTGGATATCCTTGAAGACCCTGCGGGAATAGCATTGTATGCGAAATATAAAGCTGAAAAGCCTGATCTGGATCTGGAAGACTGGAAAGGGCTGGCTGCTGTTCGGAAGGCTCAACCCTGATAATGGAAATATTTAAGGAAGCCTGCAAGCTCTTAATTTCATGATAAAATAACTATACTGAATAAAAATTCTTTTTTGCTTACCCTGTAAATAGACGAATCGGAAATATTGTCCTTTTTAGTTTCTTTCAGATAAATGTTTATCCTGAAACCATTTTTATAAAGTTTCACTTCTATTATTGTCTACAATTTTATTGTGTCTGCAATAACGTCAATTCAAGATTTAATTTTATATTAATAAATATATTTAGACAATATTGATTAAATGATAATTCATTTAGCTTTTTAATATACAGAATAACGATTTATACACAAATGATTATTATATATGATGAAGATATAATTTTAATATTTTCGCTTTCTAATGCTGTCAATATTTTTATTATTCTTATCTATAAATGTCATGATTTACCAGGAGCTCTTTACCACAGTCTGAATTCAGAGTTTTATGTGGGCGAACAGATACTGAAAACAGTAGTTTTTGGTAGATAGTCCGTTAAAGTCAAGGGAATTTCCAGATTCATAATCAACGCTGGCATGAATTTAATGTGAAGAATAAAAGCACATTACATCCATGGTGATAGAATTAGGAAAAAATGGGAAATTCAGGGGGATTAAATGTATAAAATAACCAAAATGATAATTTTGTTAGTAGCAGGAATGTGTTTACTAACAGGCTTTGTTACGACTACAACAGCTTTGACCAATATTTTGGTAGAATCAGACCACGCATATGCAAATAATTTTGATTATATCTGGCCTGAGATAAGTCATCCTGAAGCAACTCAGATGCGTCTTCATTTTACGAAATTAGAGCTTGATTTTGATGACAAGCTAATCCTTTTAGATAAGGATGGAAACAAGCTTGTAACTTTTAAAGACTATAAAAATGAAGATTTCTGGACAGAGTGGTATACAGGAAATACAATCAAAGTCAAACTTGAAACTAATAGGTATGGTACTGCTTATGGGTTCAAAATAGATCAGGTAGAAACCAGAAATGATATGGCTCCGTCTGGTGATTTACCTGAATCATACCATTCTTACGCAAACAATTTTAATTATATCTGGCCTGAGATAAGCAGGCCTGAAGCAACTCAGATGCGTCTTCATTTTACGAAATTAGAGCTTGATTTTGATGACAAGTTAATCCTTTTAAATAAGGATGGAAACAAGCTTGTAACTTTTAAAGACTATAATAATGAAGATTTCTGGACAGAGTGGTATACAGGAAATACAATCAAAGTCAAACTTGAGACTAACAGATATGAAACCGCTTATGGATTCAAAATAGATCAGGTAGAAATCAGAACAAATCCGGAATCCATATCAATGGATATAAAAGAAACTCCTTCTTCAAGTTCGGCTCCGTTTGCATATATTACAAACGGCGGCAGTAACAATGTTTCGGTAATTGATACCGTAAATAATACTGTTATAGCTGTGGTGGATGTAGGGAGCGATCCTTTTGGAGTTGCAGTTGCACCTGATGGAACAAAGGTATATGTGGCAAACATGGGCAGTAACAATATTTCTGTAATCGATACGGCCACGAACAGCGTTACGGACACGATAGATGCAGGAATAAATCCGAGAGGAATTGCAGTTAGCCCGGATGGAACAAAAATATACGTGGTAAACTCTGCAAGCAATAATGTATCTGTTATTGATACAGTTACAAACAATGTTACAGCCAGCGTGACTGCCGGAGGAATTCCTTATGGAGTTGCAGTCAACCCGGATGGAAAAAAGGTATATGTGACAAATGGCGATATTGGCAATGAAAATAACACGGTTTCCGTAATTGACACGATTTCAAATAATGTTATAGCCACGGTGACTGCCGGAGGGATTCCTTACGGAGTTGCAGTCACACCGGATGGAACAAAGGTATATGTGGCAAACTGGGGCAGTGACAATGTTTCTATTATTGACACGACATCAAACAATATAACAGCCAGAGTGAACATAACAAAACCTGTTGGAATTACAGTAAGCCCGGATGGAAAAAAGGTATACGTGACGAATGTCAGCAATAATCTTTCTGTGATTGACACGGCAAATAATACTGTTACAGCTACGGTGAATGTAGGGAGCGATCCTTCTGGAGTTGCAGTCACGCCGGATGGAAAAAAGGTATATGTGGTAAACAGTGGCAGCAACAATGTATCTGTTATTGACACTGCTAGCAATATTGTCATAGCCACGGTGCCTACAGGAAATACTCCCAGAGCTTTCGGGCAGTTTATATCAGGGTCAGTAAGCAATTCTGCTGCACCCGCAGGGCCGGAATGTAAGGAAATTAAAGATTATTTGCCAGTATACACCAATGGCGTTAATCTTAACATAATAAATAAAGTTGGAAAAGATATCCTGGTGGTGTGGACAAAGGCAGATTCCAGAGAACCAGTTTTCAAAGTGAATATTCTTAATGAGCAAAATCGTACAGTTACAACTCCTACTGGAATTGTCGATGAATATATCCGAATATCATATCCTCAGGAGGTATGTTCATGGTACCGTGTAATCCAGGCAACTAATAGTGGACATACTCAATTGGAATCAGGCTATGATTATACTGTTACGTACTATTGGGGATCAAACGGAACAGGGCTTACACCAATTCCGGATAGTGAAGCTCCTGAGTGATATATCATTTATTGAGAGCTGGTATATCACTCATTGAGAGAGCTGGTTGAAAATATCATTTTTGAGTTTTAAAGGATAAAATCTAAAAATTCCCTTTTTTCAGGGGAATTTTTAAAATTAATTTTTTAGATTCGGTGTTTAATCTGGAGTTCCTCTTATTCTTTCCTTTTGCCTCAAGTTATAAACCGAGACTTCTGCCAGGTCATGTCGTCCCCGGAAATCATATTTCTGGTTACCTTTAACGAAACCGCGGATGAGGCCAGTCTCTGGAGAATACTCGATGAATGAATTTTCTCTCTGAACAGCTCCGATAATTTTGTTTTCGTCGGAAGCGGAAGTCAGATTGTACTGCCCTGCTTTTTCATCAGAGACTGTTAGCAGCCTGAAATGTGTCAATGTATCTTCTGTAATTCCGTCACCATTCAAAACAGCAGTATATTCCCCGGTCAATGTTCTGTTAGTTTCCGCCCACTCAGTTCCGTCCCCTGTCAGGGGCAGGGATGAGATTTTACCATTAACATAGAGAGCATATGAGATGGTTATATTATGCGTGTTCTGGTCGATATTGCCCAGGATGAAGTTACCTTTTTCACAGAGCATAACAAGCTCGATTGTACCATCCTCGGCAATTTTTTCGATGTATCCGGCGAAAGGCGTGGATGTTGTTTTCCCATGTGCAGTGATTTTACCGGAGAAAACGTTTCCTTCCTGACTGTCTATTTCGTAAACGCTGTTCTGGGCAGTTGTCCACGTCCCCATGAGGTCAGGAATCGGCTTTCTGTCACAGGGAACTTCTGCTCCGTTACGTACTGCGAGAGCCGTCCGGACCGTAACAACACCTCCTGAACTGGAGATCATTCTCGTTGAGAAAATGTCATCTGACCTTATGATGCCGCTTCGGTACGCTCTGGTATTCCCTTCACTTTCATAGCTGAAGAAATGCTTGCCGTGTTTATCGTCAATAGCAAAGAACAGAGGAGAGCAGGAGTCATCCTCCATAATCGTAAACAGCCTGTCATATTGAGTGACTGTATAATCTTCTCCTGAGTTCTCTGCGGAAAATTCACCGGACGCAGAATCATAAGTGATACCTGAAAATGTTGTAAAATCGCCGGTGATATCATATGGTAC
This window of the Methanosarcina mazei S-6 genome carries:
- a CDS encoding VOC family protein — protein: MFKRIDHVEILPGNFEKSMAFYQNVLEFRLLSRKPVNTGPLKETAYLQLGDTVIELMHVKNLAHMPSSMTVGCRAIALEVESMEGAINYLRGHGVYITWGPVDLGTSIRAEIKDPDGLAIELREWRHKSW
- a CDS encoding YVTN family beta-propeller repeat protein: MYKITKMIILLVAGMCLLTGFVTTTTALTNILVESDHAYANNFDYIWPEISHPEATQMRLHFTKLELDFDDKLILLDKDGNKLVTFKDYKNEDFWTEWYTGNTIKVKLETNRYGTAYGFKIDQVETRNDMAPSGDLPESYHSYANNFNYIWPEISRPEATQMRLHFTKLELDFDDKLILLNKDGNKLVTFKDYNNEDFWTEWYTGNTIKVKLETNRYETAYGFKIDQVEIRTNPESISMDIKETPSSSSAPFAYITNGGSNNVSVIDTVNNTVIAVVDVGSDPFGVAVAPDGTKVYVANMGSNNISVIDTATNSVTDTIDAGINPRGIAVSPDGTKIYVVNSASNNVSVIDTVTNNVTASVTAGGIPYGVAVNPDGKKVYVTNGDIGNENNTVSVIDTISNNVIATVTAGGIPYGVAVTPDGTKVYVANWGSDNVSIIDTTSNNITARVNITKPVGITVSPDGKKVYVTNVSNNLSVIDTANNTVTATVNVGSDPSGVAVTPDGKKVYVVNSGSNNVSVIDTASNIVIATVPTGNTPRAFGQFISGSVSNSAAPAGPECKEIKDYLPVYTNGVNLNIINKVGKDILVVWTKADSREPVFKVNILNEQNRTVTTPTGIVDEYIRISYPQEVCSWYRVIQATNSGHTQLESGYDYTVTYYWGSNGTGLTPIPDSEAPE
- a CDS encoding CDGSH iron-sulfur domain-containing protein; its protein translation is MAANEKEMRIKIIKDGPYRVTGGVPLLEQVIVTDDDGHTRDLIDIKEYPRREAYILCRCGSSENKPFCDGAHRKVGFDGSETASRTPYLEKAETFEGPDLKLTDVYELCDHSRFCQRSGGIRDLIQKSDDPEARQTAIEEAMICPSGRLVLWDKKTGKPFEKEFDPSIILVHDKQKGCEGPLWVRGGVPIESADGSMYEPRNRVTLCRCGKSENKPYCDGSHWMNSQQKREFRKKWGLE
- a CDS encoding nucleoside deaminase, with translation MKHFITKETPVTEEALNVIAYLPTKSLPAIVEDEFFVKLSDRDIMRIAVLLAQKSYDEGGCPIGGVIIDNRTRLIVGKGHNTLVQDNDPYNHGETSAIRDAGRQDFGNTTIFTTLSPCDVCATLIYMRQFNRVVIGDVTNASGTEQMLREKGVKVDILEDPAGIALYAKYKAEKPDLDLEDWKGLAAVRKAQP
- a CDS encoding YkgJ family cysteine cluster protein, with the protein product MDRRQRFEKYDWLISKTQSILKNYECPESCNASCCRHHIIDFRRKEYEKILKNVDKESANILKSNAVKSELEGCYKAIVGQCPLLTNSKCRIYNNRPEACRNFPFVIFPDPEAGFGLTLLLCPISVNIIQDYAQWYKSVNLTMYNQLTAVYEQYKNIGENNDFCIQMKEQNLDSFIEFLEKK